The region TGGGCCAGATTTTTTTTGTTAAACGAATTGACATGGCCGTCGCGGTAGAAAGGCGTGTGGCAATGGGGACAGATGATGATTTTGAGCTCCTCGTTGTACGGAACCGTTACAATGAAGGTACCCCCCGGTTTGAGAATCCGGTAAGCCTCGCGCAGCACATCCTCGTATCCCTCAATGTGCTCAATGACCTCCGAGCAGACCACGGCGTCAAAATAGCCGGCTGGCAGACCGGTGTTTTTGATGTCTGCCTGGACCTGTTGAATGTGGTATTTTTGGGCCACCTCTTCAAATTTTTTCAATCGGTTGGCCGAAAGGTCCACGCTCGTGACCACGTGCCCCGCCCGCGCCATGAGGTACGAGAGGTAACCGTCGCCGCAACCCAAATCGACCACGTGAGTTGCCGATTGAGGCAGCTGTTTCAGAACCGCTTCGTAGCGAATCATCTCCTGAAAATACATAGGGGCGTTTTTTTCTGTATTCCAGATATTTTTCTGTGTGGCTACGGTTTCGTAGTACTGTTTGTAGGTTTCTTCATCCATGCAACAACTCCCGGTAAATGCGTACCAATTTTTGGCTTTCTTTTTCCCAATTGTACGTTTCAACCACTGCCCGGTGCCCCGCTTCACCCCATTCCTGCAGGCGGTGGCTGCGGGCCATCTGGAGCAGTTTTTCGGC is a window of Calditrichota bacterium DNA encoding:
- a CDS encoding class I SAM-dependent methyltransferase, with amino-acid sequence MDEETYKQYYETVATQKNIWNTEKNAPMYFQEMIRYEAVLKQLPQSATHVVDLGCGDGYLSYLMARAGHVVTSVDLSANRLKKFEEVAQKYHIQQVQADIKNTGLPAGYFDAVVCSEVIEHIEGYEDVLREAYRILKPGGTFIVTVPYNEELKIIICPHCHTPFYRDGHVNSFNKKNLAQSLQEAGFHVDKQTTFRSKLSVHIQYHFKLKYGILLKGMDWFFSALLPGFTFYLLIKSHKNVA